From the Candidatus Cloacimonadota bacterium genome, one window contains:
- a CDS encoding ATP-binding cassette domain-containing protein: MIEIKKLSRSFGTLRAVDDINFSVHNGSITGFLGPNGAGKTTTLRMMVSYLKPDSGSISIDGKSIYDDPIETSAKIGYLPEQNPLYEDMLVMELLQYIADLRKMSPSRFQERSEYVISNCGINRVLYQKIGTLSKGFRQRVGLALAILHDPEILILDEPTSGLDPNQIIEIRDLIRKLGVEKTVILSSHIMQEVQALCDRVLIINNGKIIVDDDIDNVSRYFDDYLELHLEIQGENIDLQDFLDFHPELEVISLESHDQICKLILKCPSDSSVKHDLSRYVSDNGWLIENLYTKQISLEEIFFNLTKTGALPHKSDSELVQDPSLTEPKTETPEGEDQ; this comes from the coding sequence ATGATCGAGATAAAGAAGCTAAGCCGATCTTTCGGCACCTTACGCGCCGTGGATGACATCAACTTCAGCGTCCACAACGGCAGCATCACAGGCTTTCTGGGCCCCAATGGCGCGGGAAAGACCACTACTCTCCGCATGATGGTAAGCTACCTGAAACCGGATAGCGGAAGTATATCCATAGACGGAAAATCCATCTATGACGATCCCATCGAGACCAGCGCCAAGATCGGTTATCTGCCGGAGCAGAACCCTCTTTATGAAGACATGCTGGTAATGGAATTGCTACAATACATTGCGGATCTGCGCAAGATGTCACCCTCCAGGTTTCAGGAACGCAGTGAATACGTGATCTCGAATTGCGGAATCAACCGGGTCCTCTACCAGAAGATCGGCACCCTTTCCAAGGGCTTCCGGCAAAGAGTGGGACTGGCCCTTGCCATATTACACGATCCTGAAATCCTTATCCTGGACGAGCCCACCAGTGGATTGGATCCAAACCAAATCATCGAAATACGAGATTTGATCCGTAAACTGGGCGTGGAAAAGACTGTAATTCTATCATCACACATCATGCAAGAAGTACAAGCACTGTGCGACAGAGTCTTGATCATAAACAACGGCAAGATCATAGTTGACGATGATATCGACAACGTGAGCCGCTACTTCGACGACTATCTGGAACTGCATCTGGAGATTCAAGGAGAGAACATCGACCTGCAGGACTTTTTGGACTTTCATCCGGAACTGGAAGTGATCTCTTTGGAAAGCCACGACCAAATCTGCAAGCTTATTTTGAAGTGCCCGTCAGACAGCTCCGTCAAGCACGATCTTTCCCGCTATGTGAGCGATAATGGCTGGTTGATCGAAAACCTATATACCAAGCAAATCAGTTTGGAAGAGATATTCTTCAACCTCACCAAAACGGGGGCTTTACCTCACAAGTCCGATTCTGAGCTAGTACAGGATCCCAGCCTTACCGAACCTAAAACGGAGACTCCTGAAGGAGAAGACCAATGA
- a CDS encoding GldG family protein: MRTKYSIISSHGIRIGIVIALLLISSLVTFRLDLSRERAFSLSKISKDLVRNLDDVLLVKILSSNELPADLISLERYTKDLLAEYQSAGGNKFRFEHIQTASHEELLGMAYGSGLGPMKFRIYENDQVTAKEVIFGLIFEYQGRVESLNLSPRIEPRLEYEMTMRIQSLVSKDLPIVAVFRDTTYYHFDTSIFERGLRSNFTVVDADLSRPVQNVDALLFTGSSRNLPDLWLYNLDQYLMKGGSVIFLQDNVDTDGSYLNNIQNNVIKMLEHYGFQLTDDVVLDMNCDKRQMGIGRMASYPMYPVMNGSDHPISKDMEDIVLYLASGITALEKADLKYEVILRSSENSGWMISPEFQLSQELFYNPELEDFSAGPIVTAALATGKMDSWFRDSDLARHDPDFTSESKQGKLILFADKELVINPDNPIFRDRANVIYNSLDYFCGRESMIRIRNRHLNKSVINIYSFIKDRGIVWGDQNKTVYTIKLICKVISIALAPLILILAGLWMALRRKLRLRHLNEKV; this comes from the coding sequence ATGCGAACTAAATATAGCATTATCAGTTCCCACGGCATCCGCATCGGCATCGTCATAGCTCTACTTTTAATCAGTTCTCTCGTCACATTCCGTCTGGATCTATCCCGAGAAAGGGCTTTCAGCCTCAGTAAGATCAGCAAAGACCTGGTACGCAACTTGGACGATGTATTGCTGGTAAAGATCCTCTCATCCAATGAGTTACCTGCAGATTTGATCTCTCTGGAGCGCTACACAAAGGACTTGCTGGCAGAATATCAAAGCGCAGGCGGCAATAAATTCCGCTTTGAACACATTCAAACTGCCAGCCACGAGGAATTGCTGGGTATGGCTTATGGCAGTGGACTGGGACCAATGAAATTCCGCATATACGAGAACGATCAGGTAACCGCCAAAGAGGTAATCTTCGGCCTGATATTCGAGTATCAGGGTCGTGTGGAATCCTTGAACCTCAGTCCCAGGATCGAACCCAGACTGGAATATGAGATGACCATGCGCATTCAGAGCTTGGTATCCAAAGACCTGCCCATCGTAGCAGTTTTCCGGGATACCACATACTACCACTTCGATACTAGTATATTCGAACGAGGACTGCGCAGTAATTTCACTGTCGTTGACGCCGATTTATCCAGACCAGTTCAAAATGTTGACGCTCTGCTCTTTACCGGCAGCAGCCGCAATCTGCCCGACCTTTGGCTATACAATCTGGATCAATACCTTATGAAGGGTGGAAGCGTAATTTTCCTGCAAGACAACGTGGATACCGATGGCAGTTACTTGAATAACATACAAAACAACGTAATCAAGATGTTGGAACACTATGGTTTCCAGCTTACCGACGACGTAGTGTTGGACATGAATTGCGACAAGCGGCAGATGGGGATAGGCAGAATGGCCAGTTACCCTATGTACCCCGTCATGAACGGCAGCGATCATCCCATCTCAAAGGACATGGAGGACATTGTCCTGTATCTCGCAAGCGGCATCACTGCTCTGGAAAAAGCAGATTTAAAATATGAAGTCATCCTGCGCAGCTCAGAGAATTCCGGTTGGATGATATCCCCTGAATTTCAGTTGAGCCAAGAACTCTTTTACAATCCGGAATTGGAAGACTTTTCTGCTGGCCCCATTGTTACTGCTGCACTTGCTACCGGGAAGATGGACAGCTGGTTCAGGGATTCCGATCTGGCAAGGCATGACCCTGATTTCACTAGCGAGTCTAAACAAGGGAAACTGATCCTTTTTGCGGACAAGGAGTTGGTGATAAACCCGGACAACCCGATTTTTCGGGATCGAGCAAATGTGATCTACAACTCTTTGGATTACTTCTGCGGAAGAGAATCCATGATCAGGATTCGCAACCGTCACCTGAATAAATCTGTGATAAACATATACAGTTTTATAAAGGATCGCGGCATTGTATGGGGAGACCAGAACAAGACAGTTTATACTATCAAGCTGATTTGCAAAGTTATCTCCATCGCACTCGCTCCCCTGATCCTGATTCTGGCTGGATTGTGGATGGCTCTCAGGCGTAAGCTTAGATTGAGGCATTTAAATGAAAAAGTCTAG
- a CDS encoding GNAT family N-acetyltransferase — MIIKHYKSLSEDIYSKIIRLWQDTGITNPARADSYEAIEHSLQNTGTIICAEEASEIVGAMWINHDFRRLYIHHMAVSPSRQNQGIGKKLLREALDIAKATGYQAKLEVHRDNPAARHLYSEMGFKDLDGYITMIKREL; from the coding sequence ATGATAATCAAGCACTACAAGAGCTTATCCGAAGATATCTATAGCAAGATAATCCGTCTTTGGCAGGATACGGGTATCACCAATCCCGCCCGTGCCGATAGCTACGAGGCCATAGAGCATTCTCTGCAAAACACTGGAACCATCATCTGTGCAGAAGAAGCTAGTGAAATTGTGGGCGCTATGTGGATAAACCACGATTTTCGCAGACTCTACATTCATCACATGGCAGTAAGCCCCTCCAGGCAGAACCAAGGCATTGGGAAGAAGCTATTGCGTGAAGCTCTCGATATTGCAAAAGCAACGGGATATCAAGCCAAACTTGAAGTTCACCGGGACAATCCAGCAGCACGGCATCTGTATTCGGAAATGGGCTTCAAGGATCTGGACGGCTACATCACAATGATCAAACGGGAACTGTGA
- a CDS encoding ABC transporter permease subunit — MSAIWTIARKEYQLAMRSITSYIVSVLFLVISGSFFATTVFKVGLAEMRGLYSFQHILFVFFIPAITMGSIARERSSGTIELLSTLPIRLSHVIWGKILSAFMQVFTMLIFNIIPFAIIGVLGQNIDYNAIILGFFGLLLAGTAFISIGVFASSLPSNQVLAFVIAFLISGFFYVIRYLLALVPLSLVRYLQYFSFEYHLSGFMRGVLDLRDLLFFIAVIVIFATLAEFNLQSRNMMQER, encoded by the coding sequence ATGAGCGCGATTTGGACCATAGCCCGCAAAGAGTATCAATTAGCAATGCGTTCGATAACGTCCTACATAGTGTCTGTGCTGTTTCTGGTGATCAGCGGTAGTTTCTTTGCCACTACTGTCTTCAAAGTGGGTTTGGCAGAAATGAGGGGGTTGTACAGCTTTCAGCATATCCTCTTTGTGTTTTTTATCCCCGCCATCACCATGGGCAGTATCGCCAGAGAGCGCAGCAGCGGGACAATAGAGCTTTTGAGCACCTTACCTATTCGACTCAGCCATGTGATTTGGGGCAAGATCCTCTCTGCATTTATGCAAGTCTTCACCATGCTCATCTTCAACATAATCCCCTTTGCGATTATTGGGGTATTGGGGCAAAACATCGACTACAATGCCATCATCCTGGGCTTTTTCGGCTTACTCCTGGCAGGAACGGCTTTCATCAGTATCGGTGTTTTTGCCAGCAGCTTGCCCTCAAACCAGGTTTTGGCCTTTGTAATCGCTTTTTTGATAAGCGGATTCTTCTATGTGATCCGCTATCTTTTGGCGCTTGTACCTCTCTCTCTGGTTAGATACCTGCAGTATTTCTCTTTTGAGTATCACCTCTCCGGATTTATGAGGGGTGTGTTGGATCTGCGTGATCTACTCTTCTTTATCGCCGTAATCGTCATTTTTGCCACCTTAGCAGAGTTCAACCTCCAATCCAGAAACATGATGCAGGAGCGGTAG
- a CDS encoding efflux RND transporter periplasmic adaptor subunit, with translation MRRKRILVILVIILIIAAIIGFTTCRKKSIKSGPEAATDANTYTVKFGNIESRTEITGEIQPKTIVSQKSRVSGKVVKFYVDENDTVKMGDIIADIEPDYNQANTLFNTKAALQRAELSLEQARKDFADKTRLKEMEYISQEEYDNAADALQEAEIQYAQASRQYDMIRDLDVPGTVIHMYATTSGTVIERKVNEGEMVSSSLNAYSEGTVIMQIADLNHMIVSSNINEVDIVKFKVGQNGRIKLDALPYEEFEGKIIKISPKAVTINSAKVFPVEISINARGDKVMPGMTAEISIEGESRENVLIIPIGAVFADDKNQDIVYLKETPGESNPDKAKSTQPKNAVVTLGANDFQMVEVISGLKENDVILLSEPVSASMIPSF, from the coding sequence ATGCGCAGAAAGCGGATCTTGGTAATCCTGGTCATAATACTGATAATCGCAGCCATCATCGGCTTCACTACTTGCCGGAAGAAATCTATCAAGTCCGGGCCGGAAGCCGCAACCGATGCCAACACATACACTGTCAAGTTCGGTAACATAGAATCCCGTACGGAAATCACCGGTGAAATCCAGCCCAAGACCATTGTATCTCAAAAATCCAGAGTCTCAGGCAAAGTGGTCAAATTCTACGTGGATGAAAACGATACTGTGAAAATGGGAGACATTATTGCAGATATCGAACCGGATTACAATCAGGCAAATACTCTTTTCAACACCAAAGCCGCTTTGCAGCGTGCCGAACTGAGTCTGGAACAAGCCCGCAAGGATTTTGCCGACAAAACCCGCTTGAAAGAGATGGAATATATCTCTCAGGAAGAGTACGATAATGCGGCAGATGCCCTGCAGGAAGCGGAAATACAGTATGCTCAGGCCAGCCGTCAGTACGACATGATTCGGGATTTGGACGTTCCCGGAACCGTTATCCATATGTATGCCACTACTTCTGGCACTGTGATAGAGCGCAAGGTTAATGAAGGCGAGATGGTTAGCTCCAGCTTGAATGCCTATAGTGAAGGCACTGTCATCATGCAAATTGCAGATCTGAATCACATGATTGTAAGTTCAAATATCAACGAAGTTGACATCGTGAAGTTCAAGGTAGGACAAAATGGACGGATCAAGCTCGATGCCCTGCCCTATGAAGAATTTGAGGGCAAGATCATCAAGATCTCACCCAAAGCCGTAACGATCAACAGCGCCAAGGTTTTCCCCGTGGAGATAAGTATCAATGCCCGCGGTGATAAAGTGATGCCGGGAATGACTGCTGAGATCAGCATTGAAGGCGAATCACGCGAGAATGTACTTATCATCCCAATTGGAGCAGTTTTTGCAGATGATAAGAATCAGGACATCGTGTATCTGAAAGAAACACCCGGAGAAAGCAACCCGGACAAGGCAAAGAGTACTCAGCCAAAAAACGCAGTTGTCACTTTAGGAGCCAATGACTTTCAGATGGTAGAGGTAATTTCAGGCTTGAAGGAGAACGACGTAATTCTGCTGTCAGAGCCTGTAAGTGCCTCCATGATTCCCAGTTTCTAA
- the rlmD gene encoding 23S rRNA (uracil(1939)-C(5))-methyltransferase RlmD: MIIEKLNIEKIAMGGMGLGFHGGKAIFVANTAIGDNVDVQIFLDKKDHAFAKVTQYHERGAGVIPSGCSAFDASEPCGGCDWLMLDYPTQLQYKDMLLRDLFKDHLEVYSGMEASELQRNYRNKVFMPVGAESYGIYARYSHSIVKHESCLNHPPVFDDIAKTLYQLCEKAKVEPYNEQDHSGCLRHIGLRCNKDQSEILLILVCRSARLPFSKTIVRGITDAFPMVTGIVQNINRDRGNVILGQEEKLLYGKSYLCDTLADIRFEINYRSFWQINSGSMEKILCAMRAWMKPHYKVIDAYCGMGAIGLGLASEIAQVLGIEESPEAIRDAKRNAENNGFDKVQYICGKFEQKFDESIRSFEADCIILDPPRSGVPESTLWSIKRAGIPRIIYLSCSPMSLARDLRILLQDGKYKLLNLGGFDMFPNTWHIESLAVLERI, translated from the coding sequence GTGATTATCGAAAAACTAAACATAGAGAAGATAGCCATGGGTGGCATGGGACTGGGATTTCATGGTGGTAAAGCGATCTTTGTGGCCAATACTGCCATTGGCGATAATGTGGATGTGCAGATCTTTCTGGACAAGAAAGATCATGCCTTTGCTAAAGTGACACAGTATCATGAACGAGGTGCTGGAGTTATCCCTTCCGGCTGTAGTGCTTTTGATGCATCGGAACCCTGCGGGGGCTGCGATTGGCTGATGTTGGATTATCCCACTCAGTTGCAATACAAGGATATGCTGTTGCGAGACCTCTTCAAAGATCACCTGGAAGTGTACAGCGGGATGGAGGCTTCGGAGCTTCAACGTAATTACCGAAACAAAGTATTTATGCCCGTAGGCGCAGAATCCTATGGCATTTATGCGCGATACAGCCACAGCATAGTAAAGCATGAAAGCTGTTTGAACCATCCCCCCGTTTTCGACGATATTGCCAAGACACTGTATCAGCTGTGCGAAAAGGCAAAGGTAGAACCCTATAACGAGCAGGATCACAGCGGTTGTTTGCGCCACATCGGCTTACGCTGCAACAAAGACCAAAGTGAAATTTTGCTTATTCTGGTATGCCGTTCGGCACGCTTACCATTCTCGAAAACCATCGTGAGAGGCATCACCGACGCCTTCCCCATGGTTACCGGCATTGTGCAAAACATCAATCGCGACCGCGGCAATGTGATCCTGGGCCAAGAAGAAAAGCTTTTGTATGGCAAAAGCTATCTCTGCGACACTCTTGCGGATATCCGCTTTGAGATCAATTACCGCAGCTTTTGGCAGATCAACAGCGGCAGCATGGAAAAGATACTGTGTGCCATGAGAGCCTGGATGAAGCCGCATTACAAAGTAATTGATGCATATTGCGGCATGGGTGCCATTGGCTTGGGTTTGGCAAGTGAGATTGCGCAAGTATTGGGTATCGAAGAAAGCCCGGAAGCTATCCGTGATGCCAAAAGGAACGCCGAGAACAACGGTTTTGACAAAGTTCAGTACATCTGCGGTAAATTCGAACAGAAGTTTGATGAATCTATCCGAAGCTTCGAAGCCGATTGCATCATTCTGGATCCTCCCCGCAGCGGTGTTCCGGAAAGCACGCTATGGTCGATCAAAAGAGCCGGTATCCCCCGCATCATATATCTCAGTTGCTCGCCGATGAGTCTGGCGAGAGACCTCCGGATATTGTTGCAAGACGGAAAGTATAAGTTGTTGAATCTTGGCGGCTTCGATATGTTTCCAAACACCTGGCACATCGAGAGCCTTGCCGTTCTTGAAAGAATATGA
- a CDS encoding DUF4340 domain-containing protein — protein sequence MKKSRYILLILLVILITAYFILRSKKPVQRQDDLVNLAAEEINRIEIWNSEERVELILDDGIWKVAKPFLWPADTLMVNNFFREVVQGTFSTTSLSSAKTALERYELDDDTGTHVRLYAGEKREHLIFGNNGNSWDYFRVAGDTLVYQTPSNIVRRFAPNVTNWRDPQAVHYWEHEIREIRSKHRKNEFTLRRDERKWTYKDAENEFEVVPYNFALNKILSILQNFQSYVFESDDEPELIQLFEIPYCTVWITDVQGKTKKLSIAESPKKQYFMMIDDEPKILYELVYDSVYRFTRDPDIFMRH from the coding sequence ATGAAAAAGTCTAGATATATCCTCCTGATATTACTCGTGATACTTATCACCGCATATTTTATACTAAGGAGCAAAAAGCCCGTCCAACGTCAGGATGACTTGGTGAACTTGGCTGCAGAAGAGATCAACAGGATAGAGATATGGAATTCCGAAGAAAGGGTGGAATTGATCCTCGATGACGGCATCTGGAAGGTGGCCAAGCCCTTTCTGTGGCCTGCAGACACTTTAATGGTGAACAATTTCTTCCGTGAGGTGGTTCAAGGCACTTTCTCGACCACATCTTTAAGCTCTGCAAAAACAGCTCTGGAACGTTATGAACTGGATGATGACACAGGCACTCATGTGCGCCTGTACGCTGGGGAAAAAAGGGAACACCTGATCTTTGGCAACAACGGCAATTCCTGGGATTACTTCCGGGTCGCGGGAGATACTTTGGTGTATCAGACTCCAAGCAACATCGTGAGACGCTTTGCGCCCAATGTCACGAACTGGCGCGATCCTCAAGCTGTCCATTATTGGGAGCATGAGATCCGTGAGATCCGCAGTAAACATAGGAAGAACGAATTTACACTCCGCCGTGATGAGAGAAAATGGACTTACAAGGACGCTGAAAACGAGTTTGAGGTAGTTCCCTACAATTTTGCCCTCAACAAGATATTAAGTATCTTACAAAACTTCCAATCTTATGTGTTTGAAAGCGATGATGAGCCAGAACTGATACAGCTATTCGAAATCCCCTATTGTACAGTCTGGATTACCGATGTGCAGGGCAAAACCAAGAAGCTAAGCATCGCTGAAAGCCCCAAGAAGCAATATTTCATGATGATCGATGATGAGCCGAAGATACTCTATGAGTTAGTATACGACAGCGTCTATCGCTTCACCAGGGATCCCGATATCTTTATGAGGCATTAA